GTCGCGTTGCCGGCAGCCGTGCTGCTGCTGGCCGCGGGCGGCTGCTCCTCCGCAACCGTCCGGTCGAGCCAGACCCCGGCAGCACCCCCGAGCGCTCACAGCGCGCCCAGCAGTCCGGGCACCTCGATCTCCCCGCCCACCGCGACGACCGGGCAGATCGTGATCGACAACTTCGCCTTCAGTCCCACGAACCTGACCGTGCACCCCGGGGAGAACATCACCGTGATCAACCACGACTCCACCACACACACCCTCACCGCGCGTTCCGGCGGCGCCTTCGACACCGGCGCCATCAACCCGGGCAAGTCGGCGACCTTCACCGCGCCCACCGCCGCTGGCGCGTACCCCTACGTCTGCTCCATCCACGCATCCATGCACGGCACACTGACAGTCGGCTGAGGAGCCCGTCATGGCCGCACGGCACATCGTCCTCCGAGGCACCGCGGCAGCGGGCCTCGCCGTCGACGCCTCCATCCACCTGAAGCTCGCCCACCAGTACGCCCCGGTCGCCTCCTCCACCATCAACGAAGGCACCCTGTTCCGCATCGAGGCCACCGCCGCCATCGTCGCGGCGCTGCTCGTGCTGCTGTGGCGGCACCGGTTCGGCGACCGATTCGCCTGGCTGACCGCCGCCGCCGGACTCGCCGCGATCCTGTTCTACCGCTATGCCGACCCCGGAGCCCTCGGCCCGCTGCCCGACATGTACGAGCCGATCTGGTTCACCGACAAAGTCTGGGCTCTGCTCGGCCAGGCCACTGCCCTGGCGGCACTCACCCCGTTGATCGCCAGACGAAGCCGCCGGCACGGCGGGCACCGCGTTCACCACCAGGCCGAAGACACAGCAGCCGGGCCAGTTCGCGATCGTCCCGGTGCGTGACCCCACCCGAGGTCCGCCGCCGCGGCCACCGACGCCTGATACCCGATACCCGACATCTGGGCGACACCAAGGTGCTCGCCGCCGTAACCTCGCGCGTGTCGAGGCCCCACCAGGCCCGCCGCGCGCACGCACCACCCGGCCCTGGAGGCCGCCATGACTGTGACCCGCCGACACATCCAGATCGTCCTGGGAGTGCTCTGGCTCCTCGACGGCGCCCTGCAACTGCAGCCGTACATGTTCACCAGCGGCTTCGCCCACCAGATCATCGACCCCGCCGCCACCGGACAGCCCGCCGCCGTGGCCGCGTCCGTCCACTGGGCCGCCCACCTGATCGCCGCCGCGCCCGCCCTGATGAACACGGGATTCGCGCTCGGCCAACTCCTGCTCGGGGCCGGATTGCTGTGGGCGCGCACAGCACGCTGGGCACTGGCCGCCTCCATCGCCTGGGCTCTTGCGGTGTGGCTTCTGGGCGAGGGTCTCGGCGGCGTGGCCGGCGGCCACGCCCTCCTGCTGACCGGCGCGCCGGGGGCCGTGCTGCTGTACGCCCTGGCTGCGTCCCTGGCCTGGCCCAGGCCGACCGACCAGGACCGCCCCGGCCGGCGGTGGCGCAGCGACGTACCGCCTTCCGCCTGGGCGGCTCCGGTCTGGGCCGTGCTGTGGATCGGCGGCGCGCTCCTCCAAGTCCTTCCGGGCAACGGTGCGGTGGCGGCCATTGCCTCCTCGGCCGACGCCGCACCGGGCCCGCTGGCGTCGCTGGACCGTACCGTCGCCTCCGCCACGACCGCCTACGGCACCGCGATGACTGTCACCCTGGCGCTGGTCATGGCAGCGGTGGGCCTGGCAGTCCTGGCCCCGAGGCCCTGGCGTTCTGCAGCCGGGTGCGCTGGCATCGTCCTCGCGCTGCTGTTCTGGGCGCTCGGACAGGGTGCCGGGCTGCTCACCAGCGGTCACTCCACCGACCCCAATGCCGGGCCGCTGGTCGTCCTCCTCGCCGTCGCCGTCCTCGGCGTCCGAACCGACCTCATCGGCTCTCGTCCGCCTCGAACGGAGACGGCAGGTGTGTCGCGTGCACGGAACTGATGATTTGCAGAGCCTGTCAGCCCGCGAGCGGGTCCGGTTCTGCCACGCGGCTCAGGCCCAACTCCTGCTCCAGTTGCCTGATTTGCCGCTGCCGCTGCCGTTCGGCGGCCCCGCCGCTCTTCCCGGTGGGCGGTGCCGGGCGCAGCACGGCCATTGTGATCAGACGGCGCGCCAGCAACAGCGGCGCGCTGACCGGCCAGGAGGCTCCTACGAGCAACGCGATCGCTTTGGCCTGATCGCGCTCCTGGCGGCGGAAGAGGCCTTCGGCCGCGGCGTCCGGTCGGCCTTCGGCACGCCGGGCTACGAAGACTGCTCGCTGGCGGGCGAAGACGCAACGGGCGGTCCAAAGGGCCACCGAAGCGTAAATGATCAGAGCTGTCGCCACGAGCATGATGCCGTCCTTCTACTCGGATCACCGGTGTGCCGCACCTACCCCAGGCGCGCGTCCGAAATCGTCCGAGTCACGGGCATCGTGGGCCCCGCGCACACCATTGCGCCCGAATGTTGATGACCACGGGATGGGGTAGGCGCGCGGGGAGTCGGAGCAAGGAGGCGCACGTCGATGCTGAAACCACCATGGCCAAGTGGCTCGGAGCCGGCCGTCAAAGCACCGACCCCCTCCCCCGCGACGAAGGCCACCGCAGATCCCTTGCCCTCCACCGGTGAGGGCGACCGGCTTGCGCACATCATCTGCGTACGCTGCTACCCCGCCTTCGACGGCGCCCGCGAGGCTCCGCAGGACGCGGTTTGCATCTGCGGCAAACCCGTGAAGGCCGGGGACCGGCGCCCCGAGGGGAGTGCGACGCGGTGCGTCGTCTGCCGCGAACTGCGCGGCCATCACGAGCGCGAACGGCACGCGACCGGGCGGTGACGGCGCAATGGCGCCGCGCCCCGCCGGCCCGAGGTCCGAGGAGGTCCGCACGCGAGGCCTGCCGAGGCCGGAAGTCCGTCGCAGAACGCGCTACGCTGGAGACAGGCACCGTCCAAGCGTGCGATCAACACCGCGAGCGCACTGTGAGACCGTCTTCGACGATGTCGTCCGGCTGCCCCTGACCCTGGCTGCGTCGCACTTCGAGACCGCCAGGAGCGTCGGTGTCCTCCCTTGCCGAACACGCGGCGTCGCCGTCGCTGCGCAGCACTGCGGCGAGCGTGCGCCCGACCTATACCGGCACGGAGCCCTTCCCCGCCGCACCGGCCGCTGTCGAGCGGCGGCCGCAGGGCTGGCAGGTGATCATCACCGCGGTGATCGTGGCGTTTCCGTTCCTTGCGGTCGTCCTGGCGGCCTGGGTCCTGTGGGGCCGGCTGATCGGCCCGCTCGATATCCTGCTGGCCGTGGCGCTCTACACCCTCACCGGCCTGGGCGTCACCGTGGGATTCCATCGCTGCCTGACCCACCACAGCTTCACCGCCGCTCCCACCCTCAAGGTCGTGCTCGCCGCAGCGGGGTCGATGGCGTTCCAGGGCGATGTGATCAGTTGGGTCGCCACGCACCGGCGCCACCACGCGTTCACGGACCGCCCCGGTGACCCGCACTCGCCCTTCCGCTACGGAACCACGCTGCGTGGCCAGCTCCGCGGCCTGGCCCACGCCCACGTGGGCTGGCTTTTCGCGGGCGACGCCACCCCGGCCGAGCGGTACGCGCCCGATCTCCTGTCCGACCGCGCCATGCGCAGGGTCTCGGCCGCATTCCCCGCCCTGTGCGTGCTCTCCCTCGCCCTGCCGTTCGGGCTGGGATGGGCCATCGGCGGCACGCTCCACAACGCCCTCACCGCCCTGCTGTGGGCGGGCCTGGTCCGCGTCACCGTGCTCCAGCACGTGACCTGGAGCGTGAACTCCCTGTGCCACATGATCGGCGAGCGCCCGTTCCGCACCCGCCGCCACGACCGCGCCACCAACCTGTGGCCGCTGGCGCTGCCCTCGTTCGGCGAGAGCTGGCACAACCCCCACCACGCCGACCCCACCTGCGCCCGGCACGGCGTCGACCCTGGGCAGATCGACCTGAGCGCCACCGTCATCCGCCTCCTGGAACGGGCCGGCTGGGCCACCGACGTCCGCTGGCCCACCCCCGCCCGGCTGGAAGGCCGCCGACTGTGAACCACCCGAACAAGGCCGGCACTCATGCCCCACTCCCCTCGGATGCGGGCGCGAGGCCCCCGGCCAAGCGTCGACTCCGGACTTCCAGATCCTTCCTTGAGCAGATCGATGACCTGCTCAAGGAAACCGCTCAGGGGGACACAACGGCGTTCTCCGCCCTCTACGACAAGCTCGCACCCGCCATCTGGCTCGCCGCCCTCTCCGCCTGCCAGGACCAAGGCAGTGCATGCGCGGCGACCGAGGAGGTCTTCGTCCAGGTTTGGCGAACCGCGCCGTCCCTGGCCGTCCGATCCGACTGCCCCGTGAGCGGTCTGCTCGAAGTCGCAAACCGCGTCCTGCGCCGACACGCCCGGAATCCGGCCCTGTGACGGCCTCGACTACTCCGTCGCCCACCTTCCCGGTTCCTGTATGGGCGCCGAACAACCCGACCTCTTGATGAAGGATCATCAGGTGATGTCTTCGGCGGTTGGTGAGGGTGTTGCGCGTCGAGTCGGCGTGCTCCGCCGTCCGTGGGTGCTCGGCGATGACCTGCGCGAGGAGCCCTGGTCTCTGTCCGCGCGACTCGTAGCGTGTCGGGCGCGTCAGTCGACCGGACCGATCCGTTTGAGGGGTCCGCCTTCGCCGTTGGCACGGGGCCGAGATGTGCCCAGGTTCTGGCGGACCGAGTCCAAGATGGTCAGGCCTTGGCCGACCAGCCCGGCGGCGATCTCGCCCAGGCCGTCGGTGCCGTTGAGCACGTTGACGTTGGCGCCCTTGAGGCCGCCGGCGGCCTCCTTGACGATCAGCGGCAGCTGGTCGATCAGGAGTCGGTCCAGGGCGACCCGGTCGTTGGACGCCGCCGCCTCCGCCTGGATCTTCATCCGCTGCGCGTCGGCGAGCGCGAGGACGCGGATCCGTTCGGCTTCCGCCTCTGCGGGCCGCACGATTTCCGCCACCAGCTGCTGCTGGCGCAGCTCGGCAGCGCGCTGGGCCAGCTCGGTCTGGGCCGCGAGCACCTCCTGCTGCGCATGGGCTGCTGTCAACGGTCCGGCCTGGGCGGCTTCCGCCTGGGCCCGGTCCACCTCGGCGGTGTACTGCGCCGTGACGACCGCAGTCTGACGGGCGTACTCGGCCTGGTTTCTGGCCGCCGCCTGCTCCGCCTCGGCGGAGGCCTGGGTGGCGGCGGCCTGGGCTATCTTGGCCTGCCGCTGGATCGCGGCCTGATGCGGGGCGGCCATCGCTGCGATGTAGCCGGTCCGGCCGTCGTCGATGGACTGGATCTGCAGCGAGTCGACGATCAGGCCGATCCTGGCCATCTCCGGCTTGGAGGTCTCCAGCACCTCGGTGGCCAGCTTCTGCCGCTCGGTGACGATCTCCTCGACCGTCATCGAGCCGATGATCGAGCGCAGGTGACCGGCGAAGATCCGGCCGGTCAAGACCGACATCTGGTCCTGGTCGGACAGGAACCGCTGGCCGGCGTTGACGATGCTCTCCTTGTCATTGCCGACCTTGAACGCGATCACCGCCCGCACCGTGAGTGCGATGCCCTGGTGGGTGACGCAGTTCTCGTGGACCTCCGCCTCGCACATGGCCAGGGTCAGGAAGCGGGTTTTGCGGTAGACCGGCAGCACGAACGCGCCGTGCCCGGTCACCACGCGGAACGGGGCGGTGCCCATGCCGCGCCGACCTCCGGAGATCAGCATCGCCTGGTCCGGAGCGGGAACCCGATAACCGAACATGGTCATCTCCTCTGCTGTGGAGCACCCCTCACGGTTCCGACGGGAACCACCATTGGGGCGGCTCGGTCCTCCAGGCCCCTTTCGTCCCGGGATCGGGTTCGGCCCCTGGCCGCGTCGTCGAGGTAGTCAGAGATCAACGTGCGGGCGTGGTCGCTGAGGGCGGTAGCCCGCCGAAGGTGAATGACGGGTGAGATCGAGTGTCCGTCTCAATGGGGTCGGCTGCGGCTTTGGTGGCCAGCCCGGAGGACGATTGGAAGGGGCCGTCTTCGTCGTGGGCCCACAAGGCGATGGCGTCGGGATCGCCTTCGGGGCGTTCTTCCCAGATCCGAACCTCCACGCGATGGGGCATGGGTTCCTGGGTGAACTGCCGAGCCTGCAGTTCCGCCAGGAGGTGCTGCCGGGCCAGCTCCTTCGCGCTGATGGGCAGGTTTTCAGGCTCGCTTGGGGCGATTATGCGGGCGTTATCCCACGCTTCTTCTGTGATGCGGAGTTCGCAGTAGTACATCAGGACCTCCTTGTGGGCGCGACTACCCACATCCCGGCTGCGCAACCCCCGGCCAGGCGCCCGGCCCGGGGCGTGCCTGCCTGGGCCGGATCTGCCCGCTCCTTTGCCTTTGCTGGGGTGTCAGCGGTGCTTCGTGGTCGGCGGCTGGAGGATGCCTTGGGCCGCTTTGGAACCGCCCCGGCCGCCACCGGATCCTCGCAGAATGAGAGCGGCGGTGACCGCGACAAGGGCCCCGAGCAGTGGCGCGGTGAGGTAGATCCACAGGTCGTGCAGGTCCCCGCTGGCCTGGGCGGGTACGAGGGAGCGGGCGGGGTTCATGGACGCTCCGCTTACGGGACTGGCCCACAGGCCGGCGAGCACGATGTATGCGCCGACACCGACTGCGGACAGTGGTCCTGGGTTCTGTGCGCTGGAGGCGGTGCCCAGGATGGTGCTCACCAGTCCCAGGCTCAGCACCGCTTCGATGACGAAGGCCTGGGCCAGGGTGAATCCGGGCCCGGGCAGCGTCGTGCCGAGGTGCGCGACGTTGCCGAAGATCGCCCGAAGGACCAGGCAGGCCAGCAGCGCGCCCGCGCACTGGGCGGCGATGTAGCCGGGCACGCGGCGCCAGGCGAAGTCGCTGCGGAGCGCGAATGCGATGCTCACCACCGGGTTCAGGTGGGCTCCGGAGACAGCGCCCAGCATCCACGCCGGGCGGGCATACTCGGGCTCGACGGGCCTGCCGATCGGAACATTGGGCGTGGGCTGAGTCTGTGCCTGGTGGTCTGGCATGATGCGGTCCACGAGCAGACGGCGTCCTTACCCTGGCTGAGGAGGAGGCGGCCTCGGACCGCAAGGTGCACCGGTCGGCCTGGGAGACGCTGCGGCGCGCGGCGCTGCTCGGCTTCCTGCAGCCGGAGGGCGCGCGCCTGGTCGACGAGCTCCACGAGCCGTACCCGGCCTGGCGTGTGGAGTGGTCGAGGTGAGCCCGATCGAGGCAGAATCTGGTGGCAACTTGCCACGGGTTACCCGCGTGCTGCCCTGGCCGCCGCGTCGTTCTCGGCTGCCGCGGACAGGTGCCCGCACTGCGACTTCCCGTTCGACCGCACGGAGCATCACGTGCGCTGCCGGGGCTACATCGTCAGCGCCGCGGACATGCCGTCGTGCTCATGCCCGTGCGGCGAGGCCCGGCGGGCGGCGGCTGCGGGGCCGCAAGCCGAATGCGTTCTACGACCGGCCGCGCTGGTGGCGGGACCTCCACCCCGAACGCCTCCACGCCAGCTGGAAACAGCGCTCCTGGTAGAGCCACCCGGCCGGGTGCCCGACCCCCCAGGCGATCCCGGACGGGCCGTGATCCGCAGGGGCCGTGGAGGAACCTGTGGACACACGATGGCCCCCGACGCTGCGGACTGAGCGTCGGGGGCCATCGGCGTTACTGCTCAGAGGCTGACCTTGCTCAGGCCGGCCTGGACGTCTTCGAAGTTCATCACCGGGATGAACTCGACCTTGGCGCCGAGCTTCATGAAGAATGGCTCCACGATCTTGGGGATGTCGGACGTCTCCTTGAGATCAAAGACGATGAAGGCGGTGCGGCAGCCGTCCTTCGCACCGAAGTACGCGGCCTCCGGGTGCAGGGAGCCAAAGTCTCCTCCGTGATCTCGCCGAGGCGCTTGTCCATGCTCGCCCGGTTGCCCTTCGCCATGTCCATCTGTGCGGTGAACAGAACTCGCATGTCGCACCCGTTTCTTTCGGTTTTGCGGCACCTGTGTGCCGTCAGCCCCAGGCTCATCGGACCGCGCCGAGATCGCCCGGCGGGCGGGTCCATTGGTGACCGGCGGTAGTCGCTCGGCCGCAGCCTCCAACGACTGCGCCCTGCCGCGAATATCAGCGCCGAGGCCTCGTCGTGTTTGGTGGCGGGATCTGTGGGCAGTCGCCCGACAGGCCGCGGTCCGACCGTGGCCGTCGTCCTTGGAGGCCTGCATGCTGTACGAGCTGCGCGAGCAATTCATCACCTCCGAGGACTGCATGCCCGCAGGCAAGTGGCACATCGTTGAGTCCGGTTGGATGCGCGCCTTGTGCGGGCACTCCGTCGCCCTGGACGAGGCCGCGAGGCCGCTGGCGGACCTCAGCGACATCGACTTGGACTGCGCCTGCGACAAATGCGAGCAGATCCACCGCGACATCGCCGCCCGGGGCCTGTGAGCGGAGCAGGTTTGCCCCCGCGGTCTCCGGCAAGCCGCATCCGCGGACGGCCACAAACTGGAACTACGCAGGCCACCCGTGGCTGACCTGCCGAAGGGAGTCGTGCCGTGATCGAGGCAGCCGACATCCGTGAATGGCGCACGCACCAGGTCATCGACCCCGGCGGCCACAAGATCGGGGTTCTGGAGGCCATCTACGTGGACACCAGCACCGACGAGCCGGCCATGGCCACCGTCCAGGTCGGCCTGCCCACCCGCCACCGCCTCGTGTTCGTCCCCCTGGACGGCGCGATCGTCGGCCCCGGATACGTCAAAGTCAGCTACGACAAATCCCTGGTCAAGGACTGTCCCGCGATCGGCACCGACGATGTGCTGCCGGCCACCGATGAGGAAGCGGTCTTCCAGCACTACGGCCTGGCCTACCAGTCGGGCACCGCGGGTGAGCGGCAGCTCGCCCGCCGCTGATCCGTCCGCCGCGCACAGGAGCCGCCGACCATGGTTCTGTTCCTGCTCGTAATCATCCTCGCAATCGTGCTGGGCATCATCGGTGCCGTCGCACACGGGCTGCTCTGGCTCCTCGTCATCGGTGTCGTGATCCTCGTTATCGACCTGGTGTTCGCTGGGCTGCGGTTGCGACGTTCGGGGCGCACAGCGCAACGCTAGCCCCAGCGTGCTGACGCACCATCCCGCGGGCAGCAGTGAGCGGGAGCGGGTGCGCGCAGCGATCGAGTGGATCGGGAGAAGTCCGCCCGGCGGACCGCGGCAACGTGGGCTCAGGGTTCGGCGGTGAGCGAGTGCAGGATCTGGGTGAGCCGGGTGGTGATCTGCACGTGGAGCTGGTCGAACTCAACTTTGCGCCTGCCGATAACCTCATCCATGCAGCTCAAGCAACATGTCGGTACTCGTGGATGACCCGGCCAAGACGATCTCTCCGACGTATCTCCAGGCGGGCGATCGCCCCCGGTTCGAGTAGTTCGGGCACTGCTCGCAGTGGCGCCGCCTGGTTCATGGCTTGGTGGGGCCGGTGGGTGTTGTGATGCTGCTCGAACTCGTGCCGTGCACGGCGCAGGTGGCGTTCGTTCCAGATCAGGGTCCGGTCCAGGAGTTCGTGGCGGCAGGTCTGGACCCAGCGCTCCATGAGGGAGTTCATGCGCGGCGTCCGGATGCCGGTGAGGACGACCTGGATGCCGGCGTCAGCCAGGATCTGATCGAACTGTGCCGGATATTTCGCGTCCCGGTCCCGGACGAGGTATCTGACGGTGGCTCCGGCGTCCTCCAGGTCCATGACCAGGTCCCGTGCCGCCTGGGTGACCCAGTTCGCGGCGGGGTGCGCAGCAGTGCCGAGGATCCGGACGCGGCGGGTGGCGTGCTCGATGACCGCCAGAATGTACTGGCGTTCACCGGTCAGA
This genomic interval from Streptacidiphilus rugosus AM-16 contains the following:
- a CDS encoding cupredoxin domain-containing protein codes for the protein MPRIPLRVALPAAVLLLAAGGCSSATVRSSQTPAAPPSAHSAPSSPGTSISPPTATTGQIVIDNFAFSPTNLTVHPGENITVINHDSTTHTLTARSGGAFDTGAINPGKSATFTAPTAAGAYPYVCSIHASMHGTLTVG
- a CDS encoding acyl-CoA desaturase, coding for MSSLAEHAASPSLRSTAASVRPTYTGTEPFPAAPAAVERRPQGWQVIITAVIVAFPFLAVVLAAWVLWGRLIGPLDILLAVALYTLTGLGVTVGFHRCLTHHSFTAAPTLKVVLAAAGSMAFQGDVISWVATHRRHHAFTDRPGDPHSPFRYGTTLRGQLRGLAHAHVGWLFAGDATPAERYAPDLLSDRAMRRVSAAFPALCVLSLALPFGLGWAIGGTLHNALTALLWAGLVRVTVLQHVTWSVNSLCHMIGERPFRTRRHDRATNLWPLALPSFGESWHNPHHADPTCARHGVDPGQIDLSATVIRLLERAGWATDVRWPTPARLEGRRL
- a CDS encoding SPFH domain-containing protein, whose product is MFGYRVPAPDQAMLISGGRRGMGTAPFRVVTGHGAFVLPVYRKTRFLTLAMCEAEVHENCVTHQGIALTVRAVIAFKVGNDKESIVNAGQRFLSDQDQMSVLTGRIFAGHLRSIIGSMTVEEIVTERQKLATEVLETSKPEMARIGLIVDSLQIQSIDDGRTGYIAAMAAPHQAAIQRQAKIAQAAATQASAEAEQAAARNQAEYARQTAVVTAQYTAEVDRAQAEAAQAGPLTAAHAQQEVLAAQTELAQRAAELRQQQLVAEIVRPAEAEAERIRVLALADAQRMKIQAEAAASNDRVALDRLLIDQLPLIVKEAAGGLKGANVNVLNGTDGLGEIAAGLVGQGLTILDSVRQNLGTSRPRANGEGGPLKRIGPVD
- a CDS encoding MIP/aquaporin family protein encodes the protein MPDHQAQTQPTPNVPIGRPVEPEYARPAWMLGAVSGAHLNPVVSIAFALRSDFAWRRVPGYIAAQCAGALLACLVLRAIFGNVAHLGTTLPGPGFTLAQAFVIEAVLSLGLVSTILGTASSAQNPGPLSAVGVGAYIVLAGLWASPVSGASMNPARSLVPAQASGDLHDLWIYLTAPLLGALVAVTAALILRGSGGGRGGSKAAQGILQPPTTKHR
- a CDS encoding PRC-barrel domain-containing protein is translated as MIEAADIREWRTHQVIDPGGHKIGVLEAIYVDTSTDEPAMATVQVGLPTRHRLVFVPLDGAIVGPGYVKVSYDKSLVKDCPAIGTDDVLPATDEEAVFQHYGLAYQSGTAGERQLARR
- a CDS encoding integrase core domain-containing protein, coding for MWEVLKAEGIDPAPDRGVTTWADFLRTQADALLACDFIETVTLTGERQYILAVIEHATRRVRILGTAAHPAANWVTQAARDLVMDLEDAGATVRYLVRDRDAKYPAQFDQILADAGIQVVLTGIRTPRMNSLMERWVQTCRHELLDRTLIWNERHLRRARHEFEQHHNTHRPHQAMNQAAPLRAVPELLEPGAIARLEIRRRDRLGRVIHEYRHVA